Proteins encoded by one window of Synechococcales cyanobacterium CNB:
- a CDS encoding DUF4440 domain-containing protein, which produces MGRIRVRCGSSRFTSSLCRCVAVPWSHIMRCTLLVVPIVAVVFGAFAFQPERPRRLTVRPMAEVIGETLDDFHDAAAKADAERYFGHFTEDAVFLGTDPTERWTVEGFRAWAKPYFERDSAWTYRAVERHVTVAPCGHAAWFDEVVRNEKYGDLRGTGVMVLSGGRWRIAQYNLTFQVPNEVAGELLDLVERRRAAD; this is translated from the coding sequence ATGGGGCGAATCCGAGTACGATGCGGTTCGTCGCGCTTCACTTCGTCGCTGTGCCGCTGTGTCGCTGTGCCTTGGAGCCACATCATGCGTTGCACTCTGCTCGTCGTGCCGATCGTCGCGGTCGTATTCGGGGCGTTCGCGTTTCAGCCGGAGCGGCCGCGGCGGCTGACCGTGCGGCCGATGGCCGAGGTCATCGGCGAGACGCTGGACGACTTCCACGACGCGGCGGCGAAGGCGGACGCGGAGCGGTACTTCGGGCACTTCACCGAGGACGCGGTGTTTCTGGGGACGGATCCGACGGAACGGTGGACGGTGGAGGGGTTCCGCGCCTGGGCCAAGCCGTATTTCGAGCGTGATTCGGCGTGGACGTACCGCGCGGTCGAGCGGCACGTGACGGTCGCGCCGTGCGGGCACGCGGCGTGGTTCGACGAGGTGGTCCGCAACGAGAAGTACGGCGACCTGCGGGGCACGGGGGTGATGGTGCTGAGCGGGGGCCGGTGGCGGATCGCGCAGTACAACCTGACGTTCCAAGTGCCGAACGAGGTGGCGGGAGAGTTGCTGGACCTCGTGGAGCGGCGGAGAGCCGCGGATTGA